In the Burkholderia glumae LMG 2196 = ATCC 33617 genome, one interval contains:
- a CDS encoding MASE1 domain-containing protein, translated as MEMSRPRPGAVAVVLWAVLYLVSGQLSRQLNGPVGLPGYIWLPAGVTVGAFMLRPPGEWPVLAAAFLVAQLALAAVEHGSYPDTLVYALIAIGSAALAVWLVRRVRLSLEGLYFLRSMISAALLTSLFGALASGAWRAFMQGSALPDVAFVWAASDFVGILLVAPVLASWSRFRAHRSGDHERFDIGLGIVSFALLAASAWAIFDSAGAGTPAGAIGFAATYIPLFLTVAVTVLLGGRAGSLSVLVLAVIVILQTADGDGPFSLLETSRGRSLLEAQLYLAVASLLVLTVSTLKTGNERASARADTLASNIALALASADQVAYVLDPATDTLEWSGDLQRAFGPGAEAAQLASVARVLERLAPPDRDTLRRHWRAGAAGQPGEPVSFGIVQPDGAILRVTDRGAPLSYANLDVTVVAGVWQIARGPAGAAGA; from the coding sequence ATGGAAATGTCTCGCCCGAGGCCGGGCGCCGTCGCCGTCGTGCTCTGGGCGGTGCTGTATCTGGTGAGCGGTCAGCTGTCGCGTCAACTGAACGGGCCGGTCGGTCTGCCCGGCTATATCTGGCTGCCGGCCGGCGTCACGGTGGGCGCCTTCATGCTGCGCCCGCCCGGTGAATGGCCGGTGCTGGCCGCCGCGTTTCTGGTCGCCCAGCTCGCGCTGGCCGCGGTCGAGCACGGCAGCTACCCCGACACGCTGGTCTACGCGCTGATCGCGATCGGCTCGGCCGCGCTCGCGGTCTGGCTGGTGCGGCGCGTGCGGCTCTCGCTGGAGGGCCTGTATTTCCTGCGCTCGATGATCTCGGCCGCGCTGCTCACCAGCCTGTTCGGCGCGCTGGCGAGCGGGGCCTGGCGCGCGTTCATGCAGGGCTCGGCGTTGCCCGACGTCGCGTTCGTCTGGGCGGCCTCGGACTTCGTCGGCATCCTGCTGGTCGCGCCCGTGCTGGCGTCGTGGTCACGCTTTCGCGCGCACCGCTCGGGTGACCACGAGCGCTTCGACATCGGGCTCGGCATCGTATCGTTCGCGCTGCTGGCGGCCAGCGCCTGGGCGATCTTCGACAGCGCCGGCGCCGGCACGCCCGCCGGCGCGATCGGCTTCGCCGCAACCTACATTCCGCTGTTCCTGACGGTGGCGGTGACGGTGCTGCTGGGCGGCCGAGCCGGCTCGCTGTCGGTGCTGGTGCTCGCCGTGATCGTGATCCTGCAGACCGCGGACGGGGACGGGCCGTTCTCGCTGCTGGAAACCTCGCGCGGGCGCTCGCTGCTGGAGGCGCAGCTCTATCTGGCGGTGGCCTCGCTGCTGGTGCTGACGGTCAGCACGCTGAAAACCGGCAACGAACGCGCCAGCGCGCGCGCCGACACGCTCGCCAGCAACATCGCGCTGGCGCTCGCGAGCGCGGACCAGGTGGCCTACGTGCTCGATCCGGCCACCGATACGCTCGAATGGAGCGGCGACCTGCAGCGCGCGTTCGGGCCGGGCGCCGAGGCCGCGCAACTCGCCAGCGTGGCGCGCGTGCTCGAACGGCTGGCGCCGCCCGATCGCGACACGCTGCGCCGCCACTGGCGCGCCGGCGCGGCCGGCCAGCCGGGCGAGCCGGTGAGCTTCGGCATCGTGCAGCCGGACGGCGCGATCCTGCGCGTGACCGACCGCGGCGCGCCGCTCAGCTACGCGAACCTGGACGTGACGGTGGTGGCGGGCGTCTGGCAGATCGCGCGCGGGCCGGCCGGCGCGGCCGGCGCCTGA
- a CDS encoding acetyl-CoA carboxylase biotin carboxylase subunit, whose product MFDKILIANRGEIACRVAATCRRLGIASVAVYSDADANAKHLAACDEAVPIGGAAAADSYLRGDRVIAAALATGAQAVHPGYGFLSENETFAEACAAAGLVFIGPPVQAIAAMGSKAAAKALMQQAGVPLVPGYHGADQDPALLHREADAIGYPVLLKASAGGGGKGMRVVERSADFPAALASCQREAASSFGNDRVLIEKYLLRPRHVEVQVFGDTLGNTVYLFDRDCSVQRRHQKVLEEAPAPGLSDAQRRAMGDAAVAAARAVGYVGAGTVEFIVTGEQFYFMEMNTRLQVEHPVTEMVSGLDLVEWQLRAASGEPLPLRQEALRVTGHAIEARLYAESPARGFLPSTGTLTHLRLPEGVEFATGAPVRVDSGVREGDAITPFYDPMIAKLIVHGADRAEALKRMARALRECEAVGLATNAAFLQRIVESAPFASGDLDTGLIERHHDTLFAPRALAPAAVALACAALLARERDAAQSGGAGAAIAPGASPWQALPDWRLNGAYTRTLAWRPADQEAAVTVRYERGAHGERLAIGDAAAAPFSWQRGASAREFVVTLGGERGAGRVVAEGDTFHVFVQGAADTLEWLSPLAHAGDAEHGGGRLTAPMPGKVIAVLVEPGQAVEAGAPLIVMEAMKMEHTIGAPSAGVVAEVLYAVGDQVADGAQLITLETAA is encoded by the coding sequence ATGTTCGACAAGATCCTGATCGCCAATCGCGGCGAAATCGCCTGCCGGGTGGCGGCCACCTGCCGCCGTCTCGGCATCGCGAGCGTCGCCGTCTACTCGGACGCCGACGCGAACGCGAAACACCTTGCCGCCTGCGACGAGGCGGTGCCGATCGGCGGCGCGGCCGCCGCGGACAGCTATCTGCGCGGCGACCGCGTGATCGCCGCCGCGCTGGCCACGGGCGCGCAGGCGGTCCACCCCGGCTACGGCTTCCTGTCCGAGAACGAGACCTTCGCCGAGGCCTGCGCGGCCGCCGGCCTGGTCTTCATCGGGCCGCCGGTGCAGGCGATCGCGGCGATGGGCTCGAAGGCCGCCGCCAAGGCGCTGATGCAGCAGGCCGGCGTGCCGCTCGTGCCCGGCTACCACGGCGCCGACCAGGACCCCGCGCTGCTGCATCGCGAGGCCGACGCGATCGGCTACCCGGTGCTGCTCAAGGCGAGCGCGGGCGGCGGCGGCAAGGGCATGCGCGTGGTCGAACGCTCGGCCGATTTCCCGGCCGCGCTCGCCTCGTGCCAGCGCGAGGCGGCCAGCAGCTTCGGCAACGATCGCGTGCTGATCGAGAAATACCTGCTGCGCCCGCGCCACGTGGAGGTGCAGGTGTTCGGCGACACGCTCGGCAACACCGTCTACCTGTTCGACCGCGACTGCTCGGTGCAGCGGCGCCACCAGAAGGTGCTGGAGGAGGCGCCCGCGCCGGGCCTGTCCGACGCGCAGCGCCGCGCGATGGGCGACGCCGCGGTGGCGGCCGCGCGCGCGGTCGGCTACGTGGGCGCCGGCACCGTCGAATTCATCGTGACGGGCGAGCAGTTCTACTTCATGGAGATGAACACGCGCCTGCAGGTCGAGCATCCCGTCACCGAGATGGTGAGCGGGCTCGACCTCGTGGAGTGGCAGTTGCGCGCCGCCTCCGGCGAGCCGCTGCCGCTGCGCCAGGAGGCGCTGCGCGTGACCGGCCACGCGATCGAGGCGCGGCTCTATGCCGAGAGCCCGGCGCGCGGCTTCCTGCCTTCCACCGGCACGCTCACGCACCTGCGGCTGCCCGAGGGCGTGGAGTTCGCGACCGGCGCGCCGGTGCGGGTGGACAGCGGCGTGCGCGAGGGCGACGCGATCACGCCGTTCTACGATCCGATGATCGCCAAGCTGATCGTGCACGGCGCCGATCGCGCCGAGGCGCTCAAGCGCATGGCGCGCGCGCTGCGCGAGTGCGAGGCGGTGGGGCTCGCCACCAACGCCGCGTTCCTGCAGCGGATCGTCGAGAGCGCGCCGTTCGCGAGCGGCGACCTCGACACCGGGCTGATCGAGCGCCATCACGACACGCTGTTCGCGCCGCGCGCGCTGGCCCCGGCGGCGGTCGCGCTGGCCTGCGCCGCGCTGCTCGCGCGCGAGCGCGACGCGGCCCAAAGCGGCGGGGCCGGCGCCGCGATCGCGCCCGGTGCCTCGCCGTGGCAGGCGCTGCCGGACTGGCGGCTCAACGGCGCTTACACGCGCACGCTGGCCTGGCGGCCGGCCGATCAGGAGGCGGCGGTGACGGTCCGCTACGAGCGCGGCGCGCACGGCGAGCGGCTTGCGATCGGCGATGCGGCGGCGGCGCCGTTCAGCTGGCAGCGCGGCGCCAGCGCGCGCGAGTTCGTGGTGACGCTGGGCGGCGAGCGCGGCGCCGGCCGCGTGGTGGCCGAGGGCGACACGTTCCACGTGTTCGTGCAGGGCGCGGCCGACACCCTCGAATGGCTGAGCCCGCTCGCGCATGCCGGCGACGCCGAGCACGGCGGCGGCCGGCTCACCGCGCCGATGCCGGGCAAGGTGATCGCGGTGCTGGTCGAGCCGGGGCAGGCGGTGGAGGCGGGCGCGCCGCTGATCGTGATGGAGGCGATGAAGATGGAGCACACGATCGGCGCGCCGAGCGCGGGCGTGGTGGCCGAGGTGCTGTACGCGGTCGGCGATCAGGTGGCGGACGGCGCGCAGCTGATCACGCTGGAAACGGCGGCTTGA
- a CDS encoding alpha/beta hydrolase — translation MSGRTGVLLIHGLGGTEYDLGSLHKAIRRAGGDAHIITLPGHGTRPEDLVGVRAEAWLDAVTAQYRVLEAEYDTLHVAGMCMGALVALLLCHRVRHAKGRLALLAAPVYIDGWSTPWYRTLRHLLYRVPGLTERMRVEEGEPFGIKNPVIRALVKKKFARQDRFHYPWVPLATIRQVDRMRAWVRAAAPDTPCPTLILHAREDELTSLRSARFLEAAMPDARCIVLENSYHMICADNDRDAVARHVLAFFGFDPAHAQSPAMARRLARGGGSDEAAHALGDAP, via the coding sequence ATGTCCGGTCGCACCGGCGTCCTGCTGATCCACGGGCTGGGCGGCACCGAGTACGATCTCGGCTCGCTGCACAAGGCAATCCGTCGGGCCGGCGGCGACGCGCACATCATCACGCTGCCGGGCCACGGCACGCGGCCCGAGGATCTGGTCGGGGTCCGTGCCGAGGCCTGGCTCGACGCCGTCACCGCGCAGTATCGCGTGCTCGAGGCCGAGTACGACACGCTGCACGTGGCGGGCATGTGCATGGGCGCGCTGGTCGCGCTGCTGCTGTGCCACCGCGTGCGTCACGCGAAGGGGCGCCTCGCGCTGCTGGCCGCGCCGGTCTACATCGACGGCTGGTCCACGCCCTGGTATCGCACGCTGCGCCACCTGCTGTATCGCGTGCCGGGCCTGACCGAGCGCATGCGCGTGGAGGAGGGCGAGCCGTTCGGCATCAAGAACCCGGTGATCCGCGCGCTCGTGAAGAAGAAGTTCGCACGCCAGGACCGCTTCCATTACCCGTGGGTGCCGCTCGCGACGATCCGCCAGGTCGACCGGATGCGCGCCTGGGTGCGCGCGGCGGCGCCCGACACGCCGTGCCCCACGCTGATCCTGCACGCGCGCGAGGACGAACTGACGAGCCTGCGCTCGGCGCGCTTCCTGGAGGCGGCGATGCCCGATGCGCGCTGCATCGTGCTCGAGAACAGCTATCACATGATTTGCGCCGATAACGACCGCGACGCCGTCGCGCGGCATGTGCTCGCGTTCTTCGGCTTCGATCCGGCCCACGCGCAGAGCCCGGCGATGGCGCGCCGGCTGGCGCGCGGGGGCGGCTCGGACGAGGCGGCGCATGCGCTGGGCGACGCGCCATGA
- a CDS encoding isovaleryl-CoA dehydrogenase has protein sequence MSNLPGVQFMLGEDIEMLRDAIATFAAKEIAPRAAEIDRTDQFPMDLWRKFGELGVLGMTVGEEYGGANLGYTAHMVAMEEISRASASVGLSYGAHSNLCVNQIHRNGSEAQKRRYLPKLISGEHVGALAMSEPNAGSDVVSMKLRADRRGSHYVLNGTKMWITNGPDCDTLVVYAKTDPEAGARGMTAFIVEKGMKGFSVAQKLDKLGMRGSHTGELVFQDVEVPEENVLGEVGSGVKVLMSGLDYERAVLAGGPTGIMAACLDAVVPYIHDRKQFGQSIGEFQLIQGKVADMYTNFQACRAYLYAVGRHLDAAGSHVRQARKDCAGVILYTAERATWMAGEAIQILGGNGYINEYPVGRLWRDAKLYEIGAGTSEIRRMLIGRELFAETA, from the coding sequence ATGAGCAACCTGCCCGGCGTGCAATTCATGCTCGGTGAGGACATCGAGATGCTGCGCGACGCGATCGCCACGTTCGCCGCGAAGGAGATCGCGCCGCGCGCGGCCGAGATCGATCGCACCGACCAGTTCCCGATGGACCTGTGGCGCAAGTTCGGCGAACTCGGCGTGCTCGGCATGACGGTGGGCGAGGAGTACGGCGGCGCGAACCTCGGCTACACGGCGCACATGGTGGCGATGGAGGAAATCTCGCGCGCCTCGGCATCGGTCGGCCTGTCCTACGGCGCCCATTCGAATCTCTGCGTCAACCAGATCCATCGCAACGGCAGCGAGGCGCAGAAGCGCCGCTACCTGCCGAAGCTGATCTCGGGCGAGCACGTGGGGGCGCTGGCGATGAGCGAGCCGAACGCGGGCTCGGACGTGGTCAGCATGAAGCTGCGCGCCGACCGGCGCGGCAGCCACTACGTGCTGAACGGCACCAAGATGTGGATCACCAACGGCCCGGACTGCGACACGCTGGTGGTCTACGCGAAGACCGATCCGGAGGCGGGTGCGCGCGGCATGACGGCGTTCATCGTCGAGAAGGGCATGAAGGGCTTCTCGGTGGCGCAGAAGCTCGACAAGCTCGGCATGCGCGGCTCGCACACGGGCGAGCTGGTGTTCCAGGACGTGGAGGTGCCCGAGGAGAACGTGCTGGGCGAGGTGGGCAGCGGCGTGAAGGTGCTGATGAGCGGGCTCGACTACGAGCGCGCGGTGCTGGCGGGCGGCCCGACCGGCATCATGGCGGCCTGCCTCGACGCGGTGGTGCCGTACATCCACGACCGCAAGCAGTTCGGCCAGTCGATCGGCGAGTTCCAGCTGATCCAGGGCAAGGTGGCCGACATGTACACGAACTTCCAGGCCTGCCGCGCCTACCTCTACGCGGTGGGCCGCCATCTGGACGCGGCCGGCAGCCACGTGCGCCAGGCGCGCAAGGACTGCGCCGGCGTGATCCTCTACACGGCCGAGCGCGCCACCTGGATGGCGGGCGAGGCGATCCAGATCCTCGGCGGCAACGGCTACATCAACGAATATCCGGTGGGCCGGCTCTGGCGCGATGCCAAGCTCTACGAGATCGGCGCGGGCACGAGCGAAATCCGCCGCATGCTGATCGGCCGCGAACTGTTCGCCGAGACGGCGTAA
- a CDS encoding TonB-dependent siderophore receptor, with protein sequence MTRRLPAAALRQLPRTTALPRRLRLGLTVMAAHAAAVAAAPADLAAPAAAASPAPAGTAPAAQTLPVIDVSAAAGSAWRARTASVTGRDDAPILDTPASITVVSAERIADRQARTLAELLREDASVNADYTPVGYYGNFTIRGFPLDPASALREDGLTLSGEQNVPLENKARVEILKGLAALDSGVLSPGGVVNFVSKRPENVSSVTAGTDSRGSSSASVDLGRRFGPDNQFGLRVEAARENIHSYVDGANGHRTFGSLAADWNVTPRASLQVNAEFQNWIQRSVSGYQLLGGTVVPPAASASKLLGLQPWAKPVTTDALNLNARFDYALDDAWRLYVTAGRSRTMIDDDVAFAYGCAHVPSCGAGGSSPFFFASNGDFDVYDYRSPGEYRRNDELRAAVDGKFRTGALRHDLLFGVGALHRVVRLSNSVYDYVGSENIDGPDLGFDPSPNQPSVSFPQLDAWQVSLFGTDRISFGEHWQLLAGGRQVLLRQRAWTSQDGPAGRTDRSKFLPQLALVYKPVAPLTFYGSYSRDLSLGDQAPVRASNAYAFLPPLESSAYELGAKYDWANRVTLTAAAFSISRPFQFAQPDDSAAGYTFVQRGRERHDGIELGAAGRLTERLALNASLAAIRARAYDSGSPAYEGHQVINLPALRATLNADYAVPGLPGLHLLGGIEYSASRNANEEGTTRVPGWLVFNAGARYTTKLGGHRVTARLWVDNLFNRYYWRDAGEQQGDAYLFLGAPRTARLSVTCDF encoded by the coding sequence ATGACACGACGATTGCCCGCGGCCGCGCTGCGACAACTCCCGCGCACGACCGCGCTGCCCCGCCGGCTGCGCCTCGGCCTGACCGTGATGGCCGCGCACGCGGCGGCGGTGGCGGCCGCGCCGGCCGACCTTGCCGCGCCGGCCGCGGCGGCATCCCCGGCCCCGGCCGGCACGGCGCCCGCCGCCCAGACGCTGCCCGTCATCGACGTGTCGGCCGCCGCCGGCTCGGCATGGCGCGCGCGCACCGCCTCGGTGACCGGCCGCGACGACGCGCCGATCCTCGACACGCCGGCCTCGATCACGGTGGTGAGCGCCGAGCGCATCGCCGACCGGCAGGCCAGGACGCTCGCCGAGCTACTGCGCGAGGACGCCTCGGTCAACGCCGACTACACGCCGGTCGGCTATTACGGCAACTTCACGATCCGCGGCTTCCCGCTCGATCCGGCCAGCGCGCTGCGCGAGGACGGCCTGACGCTGTCGGGCGAGCAGAACGTGCCGCTCGAGAACAAGGCGCGCGTCGAGATCCTGAAGGGGCTCGCCGCGCTCGACAGCGGCGTGCTCTCGCCGGGCGGCGTGGTGAACTTCGTCAGCAAGCGGCCCGAGAACGTATCGAGCGTGACGGCCGGCACGGACAGCCGCGGCTCCAGCTCGGCCTCGGTCGATCTCGGCCGCCGCTTCGGCCCGGACAACCAGTTCGGCTTGCGCGTCGAGGCCGCGCGCGAAAACATCCATTCCTATGTGGACGGCGCGAACGGCCACCGCACGTTCGGCTCGCTCGCGGCCGACTGGAACGTCACGCCGCGTGCCAGCCTGCAGGTGAATGCCGAGTTCCAGAACTGGATCCAGCGCTCGGTGTCGGGCTATCAGCTGCTGGGCGGCACGGTGGTGCCGCCGGCCGCCTCGGCCTCGAAGCTGCTCGGCCTGCAGCCCTGGGCGAAGCCGGTGACCACCGACGCGCTGAACCTGAACGCGCGCTTCGACTATGCGCTCGACGACGCCTGGCGCCTCTACGTCACGGCCGGCCGCAGCCGCACCATGATCGACGACGACGTGGCGTTCGCCTACGGCTGCGCCCATGTGCCGAGCTGCGGCGCGGGCGGCAGCTCGCCGTTCTTCTTCGCCTCGAACGGCGATTTCGACGTCTACGACTACCGCAGCCCCGGTGAATACCGGCGCAACGACGAGCTGCGCGCGGCGGTGGACGGCAAGTTCCGCACCGGCGCGCTGCGTCACGACCTGCTGTTCGGCGTGGGCGCGCTGCACCGCGTGGTACGGCTGTCGAATTCGGTCTACGACTACGTGGGCAGCGAGAACATCGACGGGCCCGATCTCGGTTTCGATCCGTCGCCGAACCAGCCGAGCGTGTCGTTCCCGCAGCTCGACGCGTGGCAGGTGTCGCTGTTCGGCACCGACCGCATCAGCTTCGGCGAGCACTGGCAACTGCTGGCGGGCGGCCGCCAGGTGCTGCTGCGCCAGCGCGCCTGGACCAGCCAGGACGGCCCGGCCGGCCGCACCGACCGCAGCAAGTTCCTGCCGCAGCTCGCGCTGGTCTACAAGCCGGTCGCGCCGCTGACGTTCTACGGCTCGTACAGCCGGGATCTCTCGCTCGGCGACCAGGCGCCGGTGCGCGCGAGCAACGCCTACGCGTTCCTGCCGCCGCTCGAATCGAGCGCCTATGAGCTCGGCGCGAAATACGACTGGGCCAATCGCGTGACGCTGACGGCCGCCGCGTTCTCGATCAGCCGCCCGTTCCAGTTCGCGCAGCCCGACGATTCCGCCGCCGGCTATACGTTCGTGCAGCGCGGCCGGGAGCGCCACGACGGCATCGAGCTGGGCGCCGCGGGCCGCCTGACCGAGCGGCTGGCGCTGAACGCGAGCCTCGCGGCGATCCGCGCGCGCGCCTACGACTCGGGCTCGCCCGCCTACGAAGGCCACCAGGTGATCAACCTGCCGGCGCTGCGCGCGACGCTGAACGCCGACTACGCGGTGCCGGGGCTGCCCGGCTTGCACCTGCTCGGCGGGATCGAATACAGCGCGAGCCGCAACGCGAACGAAGAGGGCACCACGCGCGTGCCGGGCTGGCTCGTGTTCAACGCCGGCGCGCGCTATACGACGAAGCTTGGCGGCCACCGCGTCACGGCCCGGCTGTGGGTCGACAACCTGTTCAACCGCTATTACTGGCGCGATGCCGGCGAGCAGCAGGGCGACGCCTACCTGTTCCTCGGCGCGCCGCGCACGGCCCGGCTCTCGGTCACCTGCGACTTCTGA
- a CDS encoding carboxyl transferase domain-containing protein produces MPILESKLNPRSDEFRANAAALDALVADLREKIERLAQGGGQAARDKHVARGKLLPRERIALLLDPGSPFLELSQLAAFGMYNDDAPGAGIITGIGRIAGRECMIVCNDATVKGGTYYPVTVKKHVRAQEIAAENRLPCVYLVDSGGANLPNQDEVFPDRDHFGRIFYNQANLSAAGIAQIAVVMGSCTAGGAYVPAMSDESIIVREQGTIFLGGPPLVKAAIGEEVSAEDLGGGDVHTRLSGVADHLARNDAHALAIARSIVAHLGAKAAPPLPLSEPLPPRYDPAELAGVIPADTRKPFDVREVIARIVDDSAFDEFKARFGTTLVTGFARIWGHPVGIVANNGILFSESAVKGAHFIELCCQRKIPLVFLQNITGFMVGRKYENEGIARHGAKMVTAVATAKVPKFTVIIGGSFGAGNYGMCGRAYSPRFLWMWPNARISVMGGDQAASVLATVRRDGIEAKGGSWSADEEAAFKAPIREQYERQGHPYYASARLWDDGVIEPARTRDVLGLGLAAAMNAPIEQTRFGVFRM; encoded by the coding sequence ATGCCGATCCTCGAATCGAAACTGAACCCCCGCTCCGACGAATTCCGCGCCAACGCGGCCGCGCTCGACGCGCTGGTGGCCGACCTGCGCGAGAAGATCGAGCGGCTCGCGCAGGGCGGCGGGCAGGCCGCGCGCGACAAGCACGTGGCGCGCGGCAAGCTGCTGCCGCGCGAGCGCATCGCGCTGCTGCTGGACCCGGGCTCGCCGTTCCTCGAACTCTCGCAGCTCGCCGCGTTCGGCATGTACAACGACGACGCTCCTGGCGCCGGCATCATCACCGGCATCGGCCGGATCGCCGGGCGCGAGTGCATGATCGTCTGCAACGACGCCACCGTGAAGGGCGGCACCTATTACCCCGTCACCGTCAAGAAGCACGTGCGCGCGCAGGAGATCGCGGCCGAGAACCGGCTGCCCTGCGTCTACCTGGTCGATTCGGGCGGCGCGAACCTGCCGAACCAGGACGAGGTGTTCCCCGACCGCGACCACTTCGGCCGCATCTTCTACAACCAGGCCAACCTGTCGGCCGCCGGCATCGCGCAGATCGCGGTGGTGATGGGCTCGTGCACGGCCGGCGGCGCCTACGTGCCGGCGATGAGCGACGAATCGATCATCGTCAGGGAGCAGGGCACGATCTTCCTGGGCGGCCCGCCGCTGGTGAAGGCGGCCATCGGCGAGGAGGTCAGCGCCGAGGACCTGGGCGGCGGCGATGTCCACACCCGGCTGTCGGGCGTGGCCGACCATCTCGCCCGGAACGACGCGCACGCGCTCGCGATCGCGCGCTCGATCGTCGCCCACCTCGGCGCGAAGGCCGCGCCGCCGCTGCCGCTCAGCGAGCCGCTGCCGCCGCGCTACGATCCGGCCGAGCTGGCCGGCGTGATCCCGGCCGATACGCGCAAGCCGTTCGACGTGCGCGAGGTGATCGCGCGCATCGTCGACGATTCGGCCTTCGACGAATTCAAGGCGCGCTTCGGCACCACGCTCGTCACCGGCTTCGCGCGGATCTGGGGTCATCCGGTCGGGATCGTCGCCAACAACGGCATCCTGTTCTCCGAATCGGCCGTGAAGGGCGCGCATTTCATCGAGCTGTGCTGCCAGCGCAAGATCCCGCTGGTGTTCCTGCAGAACATCACGGGCTTCATGGTGGGCCGCAAATACGAGAACGAGGGCATCGCGCGGCACGGCGCGAAGATGGTCACCGCGGTGGCCACGGCGAAGGTGCCGAAGTTCACGGTGATCATCGGCGGCTCGTTCGGCGCCGGCAACTACGGCATGTGCGGCCGGGCCTACTCGCCGCGCTTCCTCTGGATGTGGCCGAACGCGCGCATCTCGGTGATGGGCGGCGACCAGGCCGCCTCGGTGCTGGCCACGGTGCGCCGCGACGGCATCGAGGCCAAGGGCGGCAGCTGGTCGGCCGACGAGGAGGCCGCGTTCAAGGCGCCGATCCGCGAGCAGTACGAGCGGCAGGGCCATCCGTACTACGCGAGCGCGCGGCTGTGGGACGACGGCGTGATCGAGCCGGCGCGCACGCGCGACGTGCTCGGGCTGGGCCTGGCCGCCGCCATGAACGCGCCGATCGAGCAGACGCGCTTCGGCGTGTTCCGGATGTAA
- a CDS encoding enoyl-CoA hydratase/isomerase family protein yields the protein MRYETRYETIRVTEEQRIATVTLARPEVRNAFNETMIAELTAAFGELDAHDGIRAVVLAAEGPAFCAGADLSWMRRMAGYSDDENRADARRLARMLEAVYRCGKPVIARVHGDAYAGGVGLVAACDVAIGAEPARFCLSEARLGLIPATIAPYVVRALGERAARRYFTTAEVFGSARAAQLGLIHEAVPAEVLDAAVAQLGDALRANGPGAVRAAKRLVAEVAGRALDDALIEQTADWIAATRAGAEAREGIAAFLDKRTPSWRE from the coding sequence ATGCGGTACGAGACCAGATACGAGACGATCCGCGTCACCGAGGAGCAGCGCATCGCCACGGTCACGCTCGCGCGGCCCGAGGTGCGCAACGCGTTCAACGAGACCATGATCGCGGAGCTGACGGCCGCGTTCGGCGAGCTCGACGCGCACGACGGCATCCGCGCGGTGGTGCTGGCCGCCGAGGGGCCGGCGTTCTGCGCCGGCGCGGACCTGAGCTGGATGCGCCGCATGGCCGGCTATAGCGACGACGAGAACCGCGCCGACGCGCGCCGGCTCGCGCGCATGCTGGAGGCGGTGTACCGCTGCGGCAAGCCGGTGATCGCGCGCGTGCACGGCGACGCCTACGCGGGCGGGGTCGGCCTGGTGGCGGCCTGCGACGTCGCGATCGGCGCCGAGCCGGCGCGCTTCTGCCTCTCGGAGGCGCGGCTCGGGCTGATTCCGGCCACCATCGCGCCCTACGTGGTGCGTGCGCTCGGCGAGCGCGCCGCGCGCCGCTACTTCACCACCGCCGAGGTGTTCGGCAGCGCGCGCGCCGCCCAGCTCGGGCTGATCCACGAGGCGGTGCCGGCCGAGGTGCTCGACGCGGCCGTCGCGCAGCTGGGCGACGCGCTGCGCGCCAACGGGCCGGGCGCCGTGCGGGCCGCCAAGCGGCTGGTGGCCGAGGTGGCCGGCCGCGCGCTCGACGACGCGCTGATCGAGCAGACCGCCGACTGGATCGCGGCGACGCGCGCGGGCGCCGAGGCGCGCGAGGGCATCGCCGCGTTCCTCGACAAGCGCACGCCGTCATGGCGCGAATGA
- a CDS encoding TetR/AcrR family transcriptional regulator, translating into MTSSPVKSERADGSRAPAGRKSQQRVQEILRAGREVFAEKGYEHATAAEIAQRVGVSEATVFSYFRGKRELCARVIADWYDENIATFEAGLPALAPVREQFAFIVRTHLRLMLVNGTGLCALVLSEGRARQEMLGDELSALQRRYTAPLMKVLARGQAQGQVRADLPLSLLRSLVFGPIEHVLWDAILGRRELDAERTAEQLIGVLWAALQPPAPDVAALAQFERDVREALGRVAGAAGAR; encoded by the coding sequence ATGACGAGCAGCCCCGTCAAGTCCGAGCGCGCCGACGGCAGCCGCGCGCCCGCCGGACGCAAGTCGCAGCAGCGCGTGCAGGAGATCCTGCGCGCCGGGCGCGAGGTGTTCGCGGAGAAAGGCTACGAGCACGCCACCGCAGCCGAGATCGCGCAGCGCGTGGGGGTGTCCGAGGCCACCGTGTTCAGCTACTTTCGCGGCAAGCGCGAGCTGTGCGCGCGCGTGATCGCGGACTGGTACGACGAGAACATCGCGACCTTCGAGGCAGGCTTGCCGGCGCTCGCCCCGGTGCGGGAGCAGTTCGCCTTCATCGTGCGCACCCATTTGCGGCTGATGCTGGTAAACGGCACCGGGCTGTGCGCGCTGGTGCTGTCGGAGGGGCGCGCCAGGCAGGAGATGCTCGGCGACGAGCTGAGCGCGCTGCAGCGGCGCTATACCGCGCCGCTGATGAAGGTGCTCGCGCGCGGGCAGGCTCAGGGGCAGGTGCGGGCCGACCTGCCCCTGAGCCTGCTGCGCTCGCTGGTGTTCGGGCCGATCGAGCACGTGCTGTGGGACGCGATCCTGGGCCGGCGCGAGCTCGATGCGGAGCGCACGGCCGAGCAGCTGATCGGCGTGCTGTGGGCGGCGTTGCAGCCGCCGGCGCCGGACGTGGCGGCGCTGGCTCAGTTCGAGCGCGACGTCAGGGAAGCGCTGGGGCGGGTGGCCGGCGCGGCCGGGGCGCGCTGA